The genomic stretch GTTATGAACCTGTAATTTTATATTAACCATACAATGTGTTCAATTTGGAATTGCGCACATATAGATTTTCATTGCATGTGGTTGTAATCAACCTTTTAATCTGTCCATAATCCCAATGAGAGAACAGTCACGATTTCAAATAGATCACAATTTGAAACACAATGTGACGAATTCAAAGTTATATGGAGAAGCAAAATGTATAATCTGTCATGGGCTTAGATACCAAGCATAGAGCCCCAATCCCATCGACAGGATCAGACATGTAAAAATTGATGAGCCCAATCTAGTGAGCTCATGGGCTGACGTGAgagatttttttccttttatcacCGGGTGAAATTTCataaatagccagatttacaagtagtaattgaaaaatagtcatagtttcaaaaatgatcgaaatttagtcacttttcatgtaaagataaatctgaacgaaaacactgttcaaaatccggaaaatattccagcatagtATACTAGAATTCAaattttttacatgtgaacttccagcataatatactggagttccagcataatatactggggCATTGCacctatacccgctttttgtgtcacattttaacttgtgccgctttgcaaaaaaaaattgcaagtgtacccgctttttcgcataacttcagcacacggggctgaagtagcaaaggcaatcacgcaaaacttcaacattctagtagtcgggcctgaagttcagctctagagctgaagtttttgtgttgtaactgaaaacttcagctctagagctgaagtttttgtgttgtaactgggagaGCTGAAGTTtctgtgttgtaactgggaaacttcagctctagagctgaagtttctgtGTTGTAACTGagaaacttcaactctagagctgaactttttgtgttgtaactggaaacttcagctctagagctgaagtttttgtgttgtaactggaaaatttcagctctagagctgaagttttagaCTTAACTTAccacaataaaatcacaaaattatattTTCACACATTTAATTGATTATGTTTTTATATATGGCAGTTTATAGGGACATAGAAAGAAGTGTTGTTAGGTACAATGAATTTCGCAGAGGAATTCCAATACCAAGATATATAGGAAATATATCGAAGCGGATAGTACATGATATTTGATCTTAAAAACTTGCCGCAAACTTGAAAAATGAAGGGGAAGGTCCAAATCTGGAACGCCACTCGTTAACATCAAGCATAACAAGAGAATCATATACAGAATGATTATAAACATGAAAAGTTGAAAAACTATAAACATCTTAAAAGGAGATTATCcaagattttctttcttttaggtTCTTCATGTAACCCCGAACTAACCAAATCTTAGGTGAAGTATATGGTGATGATGTAGAAGAATTGGATCTGATGGTTGGAATGGCTGCCgagaaaatgaaggaggagaaggGGAGGAGAAAGAgagctgaaattgtttaaaaaatgggtacaagttaaaagttttaaaaaaatgggtataggttaaatgggggcgaccaaatagggcgccccgtgcaatttttatgGATTATGCTGGAAATGCatacacatgtgctccaatctccagtatattatgctggagctttccgtgtgctggagttccagcataatatgctgaaagctCATATACAtgtgcaccaatctccagtatattatgctggaactttttcgtattgcagcaaaatagtggctatttttcaatgattttGCAAATGCTGTCTATTTTTAAATtatcaatccgaaaactggctagccccaTGCTATTTTTACTTTATCGCCTTGTgctgtttggccaaacttctttCGGCGTAAATggatttttggccaaaaatattttttccaaatttaaggtatttggccaagcttttagaaggaaaaaaaatatttttgagtagaAACAGAAGTAATTTTTTGAGAAGTAGAAAAAAATAACTTCTTCCCAGATATacatttttgaaaagtacttttgagaaaattaCACTTAGAAACACTTTCTTAAATTTTGACCAAACACGAATTGCTATTCAAAAGCATTTTCCAAATTAATTAGCTAAACTAGAaatgcttctcaccaaaagtactttgttaaaaagtaattttaaaaataagtttggccaaataggctattaGTTCCTTTATCCCATTTGATATGAGTGTGTGATTAGCCACTGTATTTAGAGTACTAGTTTGACTAtctgaaagaaaaataataaaataaagttgAAATTATGGTTTAAGAGAAAAACACCACATTGTTTTAAGGCTAGTTTTAAAGTTTTGAGTTTAAAGAAATTCAATTTTTGGAGCATTATAGACATCGTGTACAAATAAAATCGTGTCAAATATTTTGTAACATTTTCAAATAGAACGAGTATCCCAATGTGAAAGAAAGGGCCGTAGGTTTAgaatgattttgatattattattattattattattattattattattattatatgtaAGCAATTGTTTGTGTGCATATGTATAGTATATAGTTTGACTCAAAATGAAAGTGATGAATTCAATTGAAGTTTTCCCAAATAAGTTCACCTCGAAAGATGATACATGAGTATGTTATTCTATCTTGCCTTGTTGTGCATTTTGCTTTTTTCTTTCATAGCATACTTTTTTATACCACTTTCACTTTAATATAAAGTCATTCACTTTTATTTCCATTAATATAATCATTCAAGAATAAAGTTTCTTTTTATGGTGTTTTTTAGCGCTATTTCGCCCGAATCTTTCCAGCCACCAACTGCTTAAAGATGACGCAGTGTGACGGTTACAAACAAATGAACAACATTCATTAGACATTTGACTTGTACTTTCTCTGTCGTATCCAGAAAGTACATGTACAAATTAAGTACTGCGTAGTTGCTTGGTCCTGTTTTAGGCAAGTAAAACTACAAAAAATATTTCCATGCTTTCCTATTTGTATCAAATGATACTCCTTCCGATCCATAATAAGTTACCAATTTATTTTGGGCACATTCATTAAGTAATACTAAATTCTAAActaaaatagttagtgtgactaaactatCATTCATTAAATGTTGTACCATAGTTATAGTAGCacttacttctcttctcaaatgtgaggagtaaatgactttttagggatacgtacataaaggtaattttggaaaaacaaaataatttttttttgattatataaatggacacttattttgaaccaaaataaaaaaaacaaattggtcacttattgtggatcgGAGGGAGTATTAAGTTATCAGCATTACGTGATGAAATTGATGTaaagtactccctccgttttgattttgattttgatttcgcACTTCTCTTAAGAAAAAACAAATGAAGTATGTATTTTATAATTTTACTCATAGTGATGATAGCATTTTCAAAAGTTTTGGGGAGTGAGTAGTTAATGATAAAGGTAAAACAGAAAAAAAGTATTATCTTACTTTTGTATCAGTATAAtggacaaataaaaataaaaatatatttttaatatagtagATAAATAAAAGTGAACGGAAAGAGTGGTTAAGAGTGTGGCTATAGGGCAATAAAGTGAGCTACATTGAAAACTATGGAAGACTAAAGTTAAATTCATGTAGGGATGAAACATAGAATAGTTAAAGTGACGATAAAAATGATTCGACCACCATCATTATTATTAAATAGTTgatgtaaagaaataaaatagTATTTTATATACATAGATGCATTTAATTGTTAAGTGTAAATATTCAATGCGAGTAATTTTTTCGTGAAAGTACGTATAATATTGCAGCCTTGATCTTGTGTTATCATCGATCGTCTTAAACTAGCCATTTTATCTCGTAAACATTGTACGTGCGGCGTGCCTCCCATGATCTTGAAGTTTTCAACACTTCCAAAAGGATTGATTGTACACTTTTACACCAAGCACTCTATCTTGCTTTATCCCTACTTTTTACCTATTTTCCAAAAGGCAAAAAGCTTACTTAATCTTTTAATCTATCTATTAAATTAGAAATCAATCTTACTTTAAAAAAATAGTTGGTAATTAATAGTATCTCCGACAACGTTAATGAAATTATATTGAGTTTATTATTGTTGTTAGTTGGTAAACAACATTACCAAAATGTATCAAAAATATGTTCTAGTTTTGTCCACGTAAATGCTCACTtgaagaaaattctcttttttttgctAAGATTGATGCACATTATATTCCTTTTTTTGTTAAAACATTTTCAACGTGTTTTACCATTTATTTACTCTTATCTTTCCTATACTTTATTTATTCTTTTAGCTTTGGAAGCTTTTGGAATAACTCTGCTTTTGAATCCTCATCCAAATTAATTTTGCTTTGTTGTCTGCAAATAAAATTCGTTATGTTCAAGAAAATCCCATGTTAGATATCCACCTTGGTGGTCTCATATCAGCTGAATTTTGCCCCTTCAATCATAATCTCTTTGAAATCTCCAACTCTGCTGTCATAAATTCTTTCTTTCCTTCTTAGCTTATGCTCAAACCTCCAACATTCCAACTGGAGCTTTGCTAAATTTTAAGGTCTGTTTCTCTTCTTTAGTACTCCAATTGCTGCTCATTACATGATGACGCTgtactatatatatctttatgAATATGTGTGTGTTGGTTGGGGgggtgtgggggggggggtgaagTGATGAGTATTTGATCAAGTTTTATAGCTTCTGTATCTTGGCTGTTGTTTAATGACTTGAGTTTAGTAAAAGGGCAACCGGTACACTAAGCTCCCGCTTTGCGCGGTGTCCAGGAAGGGTCGGACCACACGGGTCTATTCCACACaatcttaccctgcatttctgcaagaggctatttccacggctcgaacctgtGACCTCCTAGTCACGTGGCAGTAACTTTTCCATTTACATCAACTTTGCAAATGACTTGAGTTTAGTGTTTTATTTATTTGGATAATGATTTAAAACAATAGCATATATCATCTGTTGTGAGCACATATTGATATTGGGTAATGATCTTGCTGGAAAGCTTTAAGTTTTTTACAGTTTTACTCTAGTATCTTTGAAGAGTTCAAGTTGGTGGACTGGCTGTAACATTATGGACTTATGGTACTTCAGTTATGTTTCTAGCATATTGATTCATGTTACATATACATTGCACCATAGCTAGGTAGTTGATTTGGTGATCCAACTATTAGTATATCTCGTTGAGTAATCGAGAGCTGAGAGACCTTTCCCTTCTTTGTTTTAGTCTCTCGGGCTACCGAGTATAATTGAGTTTTGATAATGTAGAATATTAGCAAAACGCTTTACATGGATATATCTCCTGAGTGTTTAAATTTGTTTGTAAAAACTTTGATGTCTTGTGATGAATCCTTTTGCCATAGGTGCAGGTAACGTGGGATTGCGTTAAAACAGATTTCAGGTCTATAAATTATTATctttaactaggatttacccGTTAtctcttatttaattagtttaacaaaaggttttatactttttggtcaaacaatagGATTGTTGGTATGTTCATACTTCATATGCATAACCACTTCATTCATTATAGATTTTTGGCTTTTATGAATTTTAGAGGACAATTCCCATTTTTGCTTGGAGCTGCAATATGAGGGACACCGGTAACATCTCTCAGTACCGATGTAGATTGGACCAGACACTATCGTCTCAGGCTCTTGTCAATAATGATATGCTTAAGACCCTTGTCAAGAATCAAATTCTACGCTCATCAGAGTGTGATGCTCAAGGTCAGCGTCATAAATCAATTTCAGTTACATGTCATTAATCTAATTATAAAATCTGCAACATAAAAAACATATACATATCTATTTTTTTCGTTTGGCAGAATGTAGTGAAAATCTAGTGGACAGAAGAACCAAGGAAGTGGCTAACTTCCTGAGCATGTTAAGGAGTGCATCAGTAACTGACGGTGAGAAGTCCGAATCCTCTGAAGCATCGAATGGTGGTTGGAAAGTAGGCTATCTTTCCCATACACATAGATCACTTTTTTCTAATTCTTGAAAGCCTCCCCCCGGACCAATGTTTATGTTGAACTTAAACTCATTTGCTAGGCAGTGGTTGTTGCTTGTTTTATTAGTGCTACTACTGTCCGGTGCTCCGTTTTTGGATCTTTTTTACCATTTCTCAAGGCAGGGAATTTTGGGATACTAACAATAATTGATGCTTGTTTTCTTCTTATGACAGATAAAACAGGATACTGAGGAGATCCGTGTTATGTATCGAGAGGGACCAGAAGGCACTCCCTATCACACCCTCCTAGCTGAAGGCTATGTGGATGGTCCACTAGATGTTTGTAAGATCAACTTGATGTCAATATATCTCTTCTTCATCGTTGAACTATTTGTGTAGTAGTGGAGAATGTTAAAGATAAGCAAATCTCTCTATTTCAGGTTTATGCATATCATGGGAGACAGAACTCTATAAGAAGTGGTGAGAATCTTGTATGTTTGTGACAGTTGCATGCAGCACATTAAGCTTCAAATGCAACAGAACATAATTAAAAATGGTCATGAGACTCATGACCAAAGGCTCATTCATTTTATCCTTGCGAATTACTATATGGTACTGTACCTGAATGACTTTAACACTCGAAGTTGACAGTTTCTGTGAATATATTGGGTAGGAAAATATGCAATGTCCAACATTCTTAGGTCTTTCTGCTGCATTACGAGCAATAATATGTATCCCAAATTGTGGCTTGTGAGAGAATATATGAAAGGGATAACTAGAGACTGAAAGCACATATCCAACAATACATGGGAATTTTATTTCAAGTGATATTTTTGGTAACAATTTCATTCTGGATTAGCAAATTGTCTTACTCTGTGCCACTTTCTTACCAGGTGGCCACAAACTACAATTCCAACTTTTAAGGTAGCAGTTTCCGAGTGCTTGCAGAAGGTCAGAGATggtgaacaaatatgtttagtaAGGTTTGTCCTCCAATAGTTTCCTAGATATAGAGGTATCCAGACCGTCGCATTCTTATGATGCCACTAATCTGTATTTAACTACTTGTAAGAAAGGATGAAGCTTTCAAGGCCATTGTCAGCAAGGGAGGCTGTGGTACATCTCTTTGCATTTGAATACTTGCAAGATGGTCTGGTAGTAGTCGTTGCCAATTCGGTAAGCACGTGAATGCTTGTCAAATGTCAatgtctttttatttttcttaactaTCTATATGtccaaaattatatatatttgttCACATGGGCAGTTAATCCAATTGATAGCCGGCAAAAGTTTATGCTTTTTCCTGTGTCTTTTTTCCAGATCTCTAACTTAGATAGTGTTGATACAAGTACTCATGGTTATTCCAAAGATGGGATACCCCATGCGCAAGATGTAGTACGAGTTGATCTGGTGGGAGGTTTTGCTCTACAGAAAGTTACTAATAATCGGAGCTACTTCAGGTAACGTACACTTTTTACATATCCAATTACTAATAACCTACATTTAAAAAGGGCaccccggtgcactaagcttccgctatgcgtggggtctggggaagggccggaccacaagggacTATTTCACCTGGTACATTCTATCTATAAATAAAAATGGAAGCACCAACAATATGATTGAATATATCAGGAAATGGACTAGGTAATTTTGGCAAAGATGTGAGTttagtgttggagttgaagcacCAATCTAACAGAATATTAAACAGTAAATCTTTCTAAAATTCACCTAAGTGTGTTTTGAACTCCTAATGATATGTTACATAAGCTTGACTTATGAGTCAGGCTGTTCAAGATCTCGGGGTTTACTGGACTTTAGTGTTACTAAAGTTTTACCTCATTAAATATTACCACTTCCTATTATCTATTatgattttctttttctattttaaaAACCTGCAGGACAATAGGAAACTTGGATATTAAACTGGACTTTATTCCTCCAGTGTTAATCAATTTCGTCTCAAGGCAGCTCATAGGCGGCGGTTTCAAGCTTTATAAAAAGGTTAATGCCAAACTCAGAGATCATTCTATTATATATTTAATATTTGTACTTTAAAAAGTGaattaataaaaataatactTGAATGCTCCAGCAAGTAATTTACTACCATTGCTGCAGGAAGTAGCTTCAGTTGCTAAAGGTGATAAAGACTTCAGCAAGACACTGACGGATCCAATGTATGCTCGAATACGTGAAGCTATTTACTCAGATAACCTACCTAATAGTGATGACGCTTCAGAACCGCTAGACCTGAAGAAAGATGCAGTTCCTCTTGATGAAAATCGCCCCGAGGCAAAGGTTCATAGAGACAATTGTATCTTGAAGGCTAGAGATAAACATATTCATGGTGAAATCGAGGAGATTGAAGATGAAACGTGTGGAAAGATCGAACATCAAAATGAGGATGAAAGGAAAGTACATGATTTTCCAGTCAATCAACTTGTACAGAAGGCAACCAAGAACAAGAATGTTGGTATTAGCGCTAAGGTCAAACAGGCTCTAGGAACTTTGGAGGAGGCTATTTCTGTCATAAGGGAATATAGGCATAACCTTGACATTATGACTGTTCTCAATGCTAATGTGAAGTCAGTAGAAGCTGAGGCAGAAAGTCTAAAAGATTCAAAATCATCTGATTCCGATAATGATTGTAGAAACATTCGAGAGTGTGGTGAAGTAACAAAACAGGAATTTAGAGAAGAAACCTCTTATGAACACAGAAATAGCTCTTGTTCCAGGTAAATTGTGTTTGCTAAATAGGTGGCTTCTATTGATGATTATAGATGCATGACGTGACGCTAGCTTATTCTGCATGAAATGGTTCAACTTGCAACTTATTGGTTCAATAACTTGCCAAATGAGCACATAGAAATTGCAAAAACCATTTTACACTTAAGAAACTTGTTAACTCATTACAATAGGAAATCTTAAGTTTCAATTTAGAAGTTAAAATGGTTCCCTTTGAATAGTCCGTATTCCTTTTGAACATGTATTGCTTTCAGTCATATGCTAGGTAATTTCTTCTCTAACCGAGAAAATCCCTATTCTAATTTCTAAGTATAACTTTTTTCAGGCGCACGAGTTCTAGTTTGTGCACCAGGGATGCACACCATAACAAGATTGCTCCAGAATCATCCGATATTTATGCTGCAATTCCTGATGAGCCACAACACATTGCTTTACGCTCGTCAGATCAATGGACAGCAGGGAAAATAATGGATAGGATATCAAAGGATGACAATACGATGGTTTCCCATGCAACTGGCATTCCTGAGAAGGAGATCagtggaagaaaaagaaaactaccgagatattgctgcttgtattttcttttctgggCAGGTTGTGGCTTAAAAGCGAGCAGCTTTGTTTAATGAAGACTATTCACCACATTTTACCCTTTATGACTGCTAGAAGATGTTTAGTCAGAATAAAATCAACAACCAGTTTTCTGTGCAATACATTATTTATGGgtagaaggggagccttggcgtaaccaGTAAAGTCGTGGTTATGTGACCTGGAGGTCATGGGtttgagccgtggaaacagcctcttgcagaaatgcaggttaagactgcgtacaatagatcTTTGTGGTTATGCCCTTCcgcggaccccgcgcatagcaggagcttagtgcaTTGGGCTGCCCTTGCATTATTTCTGAGCAACTTAGTTAGATATGATAGTGTACTTGAACTCAGTTGAAGCAGAAATGTGAGAACTACATGTATATATGTAGAAGATGTCAAATAATTTCCTTGTTACTCAAGAAGGAATGAGTAACAAGAAACATAAACATGTGATATAATTCGGAATATAAAAGACATTCATATTGATAATCCtaatgtttaaccaaaaaatgagatttcggtcaaagctttaatttagaaaaactcgggttactgataatcaaaaacaTATttgaaagaaagtaatttggctagcaataTAATCAGAAGAAAAATAAGTAAATCGGTATATTCAGATAATATTttgtgtccttacaattgatccattctctcccttttatagctattttggaGATATGCGTTTTGCATTTGTCATGATAAGGCCATTATAGgaaattaaagacattaaatgctacgttacataatcattgtatttaatacaaattctctaacatttttagtatttaaggctcattaaatactgtatttgtACTCTCGTGaactgtcagattcattcccttTGATTTTTGGACctaaataggtacgggcgttgAATCTTTTGAGTATCTGCTCGTGCTTCCTCTtatgcctctgctcgtatctgttgcaactcgtgtctctttgccaatcataactttttgaccagtctacgtgtcatGACATGTCATTTTCCAATCACTtgaatatgtaaactcaattttttcccaatacagatagtcccccacttgccatttatttatcaattgaatatttgggaagtgaaaTTCATTAAAACGgaaatttttgtcaccattaatgctataaTAAAATCAACACCTCATTTGttacttccatttaatgctcttcACATGTGGCACCCTTCTACTGGATCTGCGATGTTGCAGCGCTTTTTAGGGCTTTTTCATAGCTTCACTAATCACGAAGCGTCAGTTCTCATTATGACTTTTCCATCAGTGCTccttttcctttgacggttgcttcgtagtataaatataattttcttttttgTCTTTACATAAAGTTTTCAAAATATTCAGATCTTGAATCTTTGTTCGTTTCTTCCTCGTACTGtcatgtcttcatcaaaccctaaccctagaagggtCCCCATAGTTGATAACTTCCATGATGTCTCCAGTAGGAGCAGAAGAGGAGGTAAGTTTCGTAATTTGGGATCTTCATCCTTGCGTGGATCTTCTCTTCCTTCGCCTAGTTCTGGCCCCTCTTCTAGAACTAGGGGTTCTCTTTCACAAAGATCTTATTCTAGgggtaaagaaccttctgaacctcttcgtgaacctttAGTAGAAGAAATAGTTCCTGCGGAATTATCTTTTTTCAATGACAGAGAATCTCTTAGAAATCAAGTATCTTCTTTAGACCGTGCTGATATCTATCCCACTCAAATTACTGAAAGTTTGATTTCTTTAGTTCGTAAAGAATGTCATTGGGATCATGACTTTCCTATCATTATTCCCAATCCGAATCAAAGAATTACCTCCTACTTAACCGGATTTTCATTTGTCTATACGtaccctttcactttaggattcaaacctgctattgatcCTGTTATTCTCGAGTTCTGCCATTTCTTTGATGTTTGCTTAGGTCAAAGTGGCCCAATAATATGGAGGGTTGtcgcctgtttgaggcatttgaccaacacAACCAGTGTGCCTTTTACTTTCCCGCATCAGATTTACCTTTACTCCCCTAGACTCTTTCGTAATGGtatttttacactagtagccaggagcaaAAGAGTTCTAGTTAGCCCTGAAGATAACAAAGACTGTGGatggtatgccaggtttgttgttgcccccactgttagtttagtgggtgatgagaacgtttccttccctgagaagtggaattttgcacgtgagtcttctaactttctcgtacctttttcttcaattttgttgatttttctaattttgcctttctttttcaGCAATCATGGGAGTTGTAGAACATGTTCCCAATTTCCGTGATTGGGTAG from Nicotiana sylvestris chromosome 12, ASM39365v2, whole genome shotgun sequence encodes the following:
- the LOC104217946 gene encoding uncharacterized protein isoform X1, translated to MRDTGNISQYRCRLDQTLSSQALVNNDMLKTLVKNQILRSSECDAQECSENLVDRRTKEVANFLSMLRSASVTDGEKSESSEASNGGWKIKQDTEEIRVMYREGPEGTPYHTLLAEGYVDGPLDVCLCISWETELYKKWWPQTTIPTFKVAVSECLQKVRDGEQICLVRMKLSRPLSAREAVVHLFAFEYLQDGLVVVVANSISNLDSVDTSTHGYSKDGIPHAQDVVRVDLVGGFALQKVTNNRSYFRTIGNLDIKLDFIPPVLINFVSRQLIGGGFKLYKKEVASVAKGDKDFSKTLTDPMYARIREAIYSDNLPNSDDASEPLDLKKDAVPLDENRPEAKVHRDNCILKARDKHIHGEIEEIEDETCGKIEHQNEDERKVHDFPVNQLVQKATKNKNVGISAKVKQALGTLEEAISVIREYRHNLDIMTVLNANVKSVEAEAESLKDSKSSDSDNDCRNIRECGEVTKQEFREETSYEHRNSSCSRRTSSSLCTRDAHHNKIAPESSDIYAAIPDEPQHIALRSSDQWTAGKIMDRISKDDNTMVSHATGIPEKEISGRKRKLPRYCCLYFLFWAGCGLKASSFV
- the LOC104217946 gene encoding uncharacterized protein isoform X2 yields the protein MYREGPEGTPYHTLLAEGYVDGPLDVCLCISWETELYKKWWPQTTIPTFKVAVSECLQKVRDGEQICLVRMKLSRPLSAREAVVHLFAFEYLQDGLVVVVANSISNLDSVDTSTHGYSKDGIPHAQDVVRVDLVGGFALQKVTNNRSYFRTIGNLDIKLDFIPPVLINFVSRQLIGGGFKLYKKEVASVAKGDKDFSKTLTDPMYARIREAIYSDNLPNSDDASEPLDLKKDAVPLDENRPEAKVHRDNCILKARDKHIHGEIEEIEDETCGKIEHQNEDERKVHDFPVNQLVQKATKNKNVGISAKVKQALGTLEEAISVIREYRHNLDIMTVLNANVKSVEAEAESLKDSKSSDSDNDCRNIRECGEVTKQEFREETSYEHRNSSCSRRTSSSLCTRDAHHNKIAPESSDIYAAIPDEPQHIALRSSDQWTAGKIMDRISKDDNTMVSHATGIPEKEISGRKRKLPRYCCLYFLFWAGCGLKASSFV